One genomic region from Dehalococcoidales bacterium encodes:
- the carB gene encoding carbamoyl-phosphate synthase large subunit gives VEDAVYYFSTYNAPDRTVSSKRRKVMVLGGGPNRIGQGIEFDYCCVHAAFCLRDEGYETIMVNCNPETVSTDYDTSDKLYFEPLTVEDVLSIYEKEKPEGVIVQFGGQTPLNIANELAEVGVRILGTSPAMIDLAEDRDRFRQMMQALGIPMPESGMASDLPQALDVAGRIGYPLMVRPSYVLGGRGMEIVHDEDMLREYVAAAVDVTPDRPILIDKYLENALEVEADAISDGSDAFVPAIMEHIELAGVHSGDSACVIPPVSISPEHMKTIYEYTKRIARELGVVGLMNIQYAIAMDTVYVLEANPRASRTVPLVSKVCNISMARLATQLMLGKKLGDLNIKPRVIPYFGVKEAVFPFPMFPEVDPVLGPEMRSTGEVLGMADSFGMAFFKSQQAAQQLLPTEGTVLITVSEKDHPAVVEVAKGFAKLGFKLKATEGTHHFLADKGIESDLILKVSEGRPNVVDAIMNREIQLVVNTPTGKRGKYDDSYIRKAAIKYKVAYITTLAAALAAAKGIAAHQKGKSGVRSIQSYHKDIG, from the coding sequence GTCGAGGATGCCGTCTACTACTTTTCTACCTATAACGCTCCGGATCGGACGGTAAGCAGTAAGCGGCGGAAGGTTATGGTACTGGGCGGTGGGCCGAATCGCATCGGCCAGGGCATAGAGTTCGACTATTGCTGTGTACATGCCGCTTTCTGTCTGCGTGACGAGGGTTATGAGACGATTATGGTCAACTGCAATCCGGAGACGGTCTCTACGGACTACGATACCTCGGATAAGCTCTACTTTGAGCCGTTGACCGTTGAGGATGTCCTGAGCATCTACGAGAAGGAGAAGCCGGAGGGTGTTATCGTCCAGTTCGGCGGCCAGACTCCGCTTAACATCGCTAACGAACTGGCTGAGGTCGGGGTTAGAATTCTGGGTACATCACCGGCGATGATAGACCTGGCTGAAGATCGGGACCGCTTCCGTCAGATGATGCAGGCGCTTGGTATACCGATGCCGGAGTCCGGTATGGCCAGCGACCTGCCGCAGGCGCTGGATGTCGCCGGGCGCATCGGGTACCCGCTGATGGTGAGGCCTTCATACGTGCTGGGCGGCCGGGGTATGGAGATAGTCCATGATGAGGATATGCTTAGAGAATATGTTGCCGCTGCTGTGGATGTTACTCCCGACCGCCCCATCCTGATTGATAAGTACCTGGAGAATGCCCTTGAGGTCGAAGCGGATGCTATTTCCGACGGCAGCGATGCCTTTGTGCCGGCAATAATGGAACACATCGAGCTGGCAGGGGTTCACTCCGGTGACTCCGCCTGTGTCATTCCGCCGGTTAGCATATCCCCCGAGCATATGAAGACCATTTACGAATATACCAAGCGGATTGCCCGGGAGCTCGGGGTGGTCGGCTTGATGAATATCCAGTATGCCATTGCCATGGATACCGTCTACGTCCTGGAAGCAAACCCGCGGGCATCCCGTACCGTACCACTGGTCTCCAAGGTCTGTAACATATCGATGGCGCGGCTGGCGACCCAGCTCATGCTGGGTAAAAAACTCGGTGACCTGAATATCAAACCGCGTGTGATTCCATACTTCGGGGTCAAGGAGGCCGTCTTCCCGTTTCCTATGTTCCCCGAGGTGGATCCCGTTCTGGGGCCCGAGATGCGTTCTACCGGTGAAGTACTGGGGATGGCCGACTCTTTTGGTATGGCCTTTTTTAAATCACAGCAGGCTGCTCAGCAACTGCTGCCGACCGAGGGCACGGTCTTAATCACTGTCTCGGAGAAGGATCACCCGGCTGTGGTGGAGGTGGCGAAAGGATTCGCCAAACTGGGCTTTAAGCTCAAAGCGACCGAGGGTACCCATCACTTCTTAGCCGATAAGGGTATCGAGTCCGACTTGATACTCAAGGTTTCTGAGGGCCGACCCAATGTTGTCGATGCTATCATGAACAGGGAGATTCAACTGGTGGTCAATACCCCCACCGGCAAGCGGGGTAAGTACGATGATTCCTACATCCGTAAGGCGGCCATAAAGTACAAGGTGGCCTATATCACAACCCTGGCGGCTGCTCTTGCCGCTGCTAAGGGAATTGCTGCCCACCAGAAGGGTAAATCGGGGGTCCGTTCCATACAGAGCTATCACAAGGACATCGGTTAG